A stretch of DNA from Lycium ferocissimum isolate CSIRO_LF1 chromosome 4, AGI_CSIRO_Lferr_CH_V1, whole genome shotgun sequence:
TAGGTTGATCAAGCCCTATATAATGACTGTATTTCTGGAGGAGACAGACTGTTATTAGGCCATTCTTTCCTCCCCGTCTCCCCCCGACCCAACAAATGATATTTAATTTGCATGACTACGTTTGTACATGAATAACTTCTCATTCTAATGATTAATTTGTTTTACTTATAAGTCCTTATTTTCAGTGCCAAGTTTTTGGTCCTTATTCTGTTGCCTGTATTAGATCATCCAATAGATTGTGTAGTTATTAAGTGCTCTTgcaaaaggaagaaagagagattgacaGAAATTTCTTTTTGTAGAGTCAACGTGATGCGCTGAAAGCTTTATATTCGGAGGAGAAGGCTGTACTTGAAGCTAAATATGAGAAGCTGCATGAATCATTGTACCCAAAGGTTAAAAGGATAACTCAACTTGTTCTGCATCTGCATGTGTCTTGACAACATATCTGCTCGCCTAGCCACTCCCCAATCCCCACCccaaatatttaagaaaaagaaaaagacagaTAGGGAAGTAGAGAAGGAAGAAATACTTCTATTTTGTGGAAGTTAGTAACCTTGCAGTTATTTTGACTCAACTTTCTTTGGATATCCATCCCGATTAATCATTTTCTGGTTTCTTTCGCAGAGATATGAAATTGTAAATGGTGTTGTTGAAGTGAAAGGTGTTGATTTAGCTCCTGTGGATCACAGTGATAATAAGGGGACAGGAGATGGTAAAACTGTGACATGCTCTTTCTTACATTCATACAGAATTAATTACAGATGGGCTTTAATCTTGTTGTTGTGAACTTTTGGTACAGAAAAAGGTGTTCCCAACTTCTGGCTGACTGCATTGAAGTCCTTCGCAAAATACGAAGATGAGGTAAATGACCAAAGTTATCATTGTTTTCTGCAGTAATACATTGATGATTGAACTGACTGCAAATCACTCTGTTGTAGATCTACGTCTCAAAACGAGATAAAGAAGCTTTAAAATTCCTTAAGGATATCAAGTGGTGCAGGGTTGATCATCCAAAGGGTTTTAAGCTGGATTTCTTCTTTGATACAAATCCTTTTTTCAAGAATTCTGTATTGACAAAGACCTgtcacaaaagaataaataagacTATGGCGAAAAACACAACAGGGTAAATTCTGCTGTCGTATTATTTTGGTTTGATATCTTGTGATCCTTTTTGTGTTGGTTTGTTTGATGTGTGGGACTTGCAGGACGGATATTGAATGGTTTCCAGGAAAATGCTTGACAAAGAAGACTGTAAAATGCAATCCAGATAGGAGGTTAAAAAGTGCTAAAACCATGATCAGGCCAGTGGATTGTGAAagttttttccattttttcaaaCCGCCACCGGTACCTAAACTTCGACTTTATTCATTTACTGTTAAATGTACTAACTTTTCATCTGCTGTCATAATTAAGCCGAATATATTTCTGATAGGTTGGAGGACCCCAGTATCATATGCAAGAAGATGATTATGAAATTGGGTCTGTAGATCATTTCTTCTTTGCTTGGATTGTGCTTTTAGTGTCAATTCACTTTTATTTAGATCTTTGTCCTTTCAAATTCCACTTTTTGTTCCACCCATTATAAGTTGCTATTGTTTGAATTAGAAGAGTAAATGTGATGTTATATTTTCTGCTTCCATTCGTAGCTCAACAATTCGGGACAAAATAATCCCTGATGCAGTGTTGTGGTTTACTGGTGAGGCTGAAGAGGATGACTCtatatatatggaatttgaTATGGAAGCATTCGAGGATGCTATGATATATTAATGTGGTATGATTAGTAGACATGTAAAGGGGCGTGACTATATTGAAGAAGACTATGGTGATATGTATATGGAATGTAATATTAGTAGACATGTAAAGGGGCATGACAATATTGAAgaagacgatgatgatgatgttgatgatgatgatgatgaagaagatgataaCGACTATGACAGTGcagatgatgaagaagatgaatatgCCTGTGATTATGATggggtagaagaagaagaagaagaagaggagaagcCTGAAAAGAAGGTGACATTTGTTTTGCCTGCTTCTACAAAGCGATTCAACTATTTTCCTTGCCATGCAGTTTTCTCTACcctaaaaaattgaaaagaa
This window harbors:
- the LOC132052202 gene encoding nucleosome assembly protein 1;4-like isoform X1, which encodes MSNNWDIYQSNLYPFTADAVASYAEYRAELELERKEKIRKLDGDPLTRLKKLSPRVRKRVEALRNLQGQPGALKALLSEEKAVLKAGYEKLHKSLDTKSQRDALKALYSEEKAVLEAKYEKLHESLYPKRYEIVNGVVEVKGVDLAPVDHSDNKGTGDEKGVPNFWLTALKSFAKYEDEIYVSKRDKEALKFLKDIKWCRVDHPKGFKLDFFFDTNPFFKNSVLTKTCHKRINKTMAKNTTGTDIEWFPGKCLTKKTVKCNPDRRLKSAKTMIRPVDCESFFHFFKPPPVGGPQYHMQEDDYEIGSTIRDKIIPDAVLWFTGEAEEDDSIYMEFDMEAFEDAMIY
- the LOC132052202 gene encoding nucleosome assembly protein 1;4-like isoform X2, translated to MPLEKIRKLDGDPLTRLKKLSPRVRKRVEALRNLQGQPGALKALLSEEKAVLKAGYEKLHKSLDTKSQRDALKALYSEEKAVLEAKYEKLHESLYPKRYEIVNGVVEVKGVDLAPVDHSDNKGTGDEKGVPNFWLTALKSFAKYEDEIYVSKRDKEALKFLKDIKWCRVDHPKGFKLDFFFDTNPFFKNSVLTKTCHKRINKTMAKNTTGTDIEWFPGKCLTKKTVKCNPDRRLKSAKTMIRPVDCESFFHFFKPPPVGGPQYHMQEDDYEIGSTIRDKIIPDAVLWFTGEAEEDDSIYMEFDMEAFEDAMIY